One genomic segment of Synergistaceae bacterium includes these proteins:
- the rpsD gene encoding 30S ribosomal protein S4 encodes REPRFKLCRHLGVNVCGHPKALKRTDTKKTAAAAAARTGQKVSQYGLQLMEKQKIKAYYGILERQFARYFDMAKKSEEMTGVALLKALECRLDNLVYRTGFARSIRQARQLVSHGHVLVNGEKVDIPSFGVKVNDVISLKEKTRTNPLVENNFNGLVSFNVPYLEKDKSQFSAKLIREPLREELPIEVNEILAVELYSK; translated from the coding sequence AAGAGAGCCGAGATTCAAATTATGCCGACATCTGGGTGTGAACGTATGCGGACACCCTAAGGCTTTAAAGCGTACAGATACAAAGAAAACCGCAGCCGCCGCAGCAGCCCGTACAGGTCAGAAAGTTTCACAATATGGCCTGCAATTAATGGAGAAACAAAAAATTAAAGCATATTACGGGATTCTTGAGAGACAATTTGCACGTTATTTCGACATGGCTAAAAAAAGTGAAGAAATGACCGGTGTAGCACTCTTGAAAGCTCTTGAATGCAGATTAGATAATTTAGTTTATAGAACAGGATTCGCGCGTTCAATCAGACAGGCGAGACAGCTTGTGAGTCATGGTCATGTGCTCGTAAACGGCGAAAAAGTTGACATTCCTTCATTCGGAGTCAAAGTTAATGACGTTATCAGCCTTAAAGAAAAGACTCGCACAAATCCATTAGTAGAGAATAATTTTAACGGGCTTGTCTCGTTCAATGTGCCTTATTTAGAGAAGGATAAATCACAGTTCAGCGCAAAATTAATCCGTGAACCTTTACGCGAGGAACTGCCAATCGAAGTAAATGAAATTCTCGCAGTTGAGTTGTACTCAAAGTAG
- the metK gene encoding methionine adenosyltransferase gives MSEKFIFSSESVTEGHPDKVADQISDGVLDAILKDDPMGRVACEVLVSTGLVVVAGEISTKTYVDIPKIARETINGIGYTRAKYGFDGETCAVLTAIDEQSSDIAQGVNNAIEVREQDLSENDIAKTGAGDQGMMFGYACNETKEFMPMPIALAHALSRQLTRVRKDGTLSYLRPDGKTQVSLRYENRKAVHADTIVVSAQHHPEASLKQIRADIIEHVITPIVPANLIDHDTKIFVNPTGRFVKGGPMADSGLTGRKIIVDTYGGWVPHGGGAFSGKDPTKVDRSGAYMTRYAAKNIVAAGIADECQIQVAYAIGVAEPVSLNVNTFGTGKISDEKISELLREIFDFRPAAIIRDLDLRKPQYKALASYGHMGRIDLPVLPGWEKTDRAEELKRAAGI, from the coding sequence ATGTCAGAAAAATTTATTTTCTCGTCCGAGTCAGTTACTGAAGGACACCCCGACAAAGTAGCAGACCAGATTTCAGACGGTGTTCTTGACGCGATTCTCAAAGACGATCCTATGGGCAGAGTCGCTTGTGAAGTTCTTGTATCTACGGGACTTGTTGTCGTAGCAGGCGAAATCAGCACAAAAACTTATGTCGATATTCCAAAAATTGCGCGCGAAACTATTAACGGAATCGGCTACACACGCGCTAAATACGGTTTTGACGGAGAAACTTGCGCAGTTCTCACGGCAATAGACGAACAGTCAAGCGACATCGCACAGGGCGTTAATAATGCTATCGAAGTCCGCGAGCAGGATTTATCAGAAAACGACATTGCTAAAACCGGAGCAGGCGATCAAGGCATGATGTTCGGTTATGCGTGCAACGAGACAAAAGAATTTATGCCTATGCCCATTGCACTAGCTCACGCGCTTTCACGTCAATTAACGAGAGTCCGCAAAGACGGCACACTTTCATATTTGAGACCGGACGGAAAGACTCAAGTTTCTTTGCGCTATGAGAATCGCAAGGCCGTTCACGCTGATACAATCGTAGTATCTGCACAGCATCACCCGGAAGCAAGTTTGAAGCAAATTCGAGCAGACATAATCGAACACGTAATCACGCCCATAGTACCGGCAAATTTAATCGATCATGACACAAAAATTTTCGTGAATCCTACGGGAAGATTCGTCAAGGGCGGTCCGATGGCTGACTCAGGTTTGACAGGACGCAAAATTATCGTCGACACTTACGGCGGCTGGGTACCTCATGGCGGCGGAGCTTTTTCCGGCAAAGATCCCACTAAAGTCGACAGAAGCGGCGCATATATGACTCGTTATGCTGCAAAAAATATCGTCGCGGCCGGAATTGCTGACGAATGCCAGATTCAAGTCGCTTATGCAATCGGAGTCGCTGAACCTGTCTCGCTCAATGTAAATACTTTCGGTACAGGAAAAATCAGCGATGAAAAAATTTCTGAATTACTGCGTGAGATTTTCGACTTCAGACCCGCTGCGATTATCCGCGATTTAGATTTGAGGAAGCCTCAATATAAAGCTCTTGCATCTTACGGCCATATGGGAAGAATTGATTTACCAGTTCTGCCGGGCTGGGAGAAGACTGACAGAGCCGAAGAATTAAAGCGCGCAGCAGGAATATAA
- a CDS encoding Coenzyme F420 hydrogenase/dehydrogenase, beta subunit C-terminal domain yields MCAYSGYFREREKLLASSSGGAAIALSESIIKQNGIIFGACYSSDFRFAEFTCVERLEDLDRLKGSKYVETSKKNLWPLVAEKIKSGRKILFIGLGCDVAALKSFVKANNLDDSNLYTVDLICYGPTLKEVHTQYIESLTKKFNSRIKNFTVRYKKLGWTPAFIRAEFEDGKIFCEEFYKSDYGRAFASFARECCYSCRFRGVNNKSDITIGDFWGINHEMSGYNPDGVSVFIVNNERGKNLIDMIDTKNFALMPADIDFILDNNSMYYLTRNKPADYEKFCGDLMRAGLHKALINHDGGYLKVYARKFIPSRVRKFIKRTILHRQ; encoded by the coding sequence ATTTGCGCTTACTCCGGTTATTTTCGTGAACGTGAAAAATTATTAGCGTCGTCATCAGGAGGAGCAGCAATCGCACTATCAGAATCAATAATTAAGCAGAACGGGATAATTTTCGGGGCTTGTTACTCGTCTGATTTCAGGTTTGCTGAATTTACCTGCGTTGAAAGACTCGAAGATTTAGACAGACTCAAAGGTTCTAAATATGTCGAGACCAGCAAGAAAAATTTATGGCCGTTAGTCGCTGAAAAAATAAAGTCAGGCCGTAAAATATTATTTATCGGACTCGGCTGTGATGTAGCGGCGTTAAAATCTTTCGTCAAAGCAAATAATCTCGACGACTCAAATTTGTACACGGTTGATTTAATCTGCTACGGGCCAACATTAAAGGAAGTTCACACGCAATATATAGAATCTCTCACTAAAAAATTTAATTCGCGCATAAAAAATTTCACTGTACGCTATAAAAAATTAGGCTGGACTCCTGCTTTTATCAGGGCAGAATTTGAGGACGGCAAAATTTTCTGTGAAGAGTTTTATAAATCCGATTACGGGCGGGCGTTTGCTTCATTTGCTCGTGAATGCTGCTATTCTTGCAGGTTCAGAGGCGTTAATAATAAATCAGATATAACAATCGGCGATTTTTGGGGAATAAATCACGAAATGAGCGGCTACAATCCCGACGGCGTGTCAGTCTTTATCGTGAACAATGAGCGCGGAAAAAATTTAATTGACATGATTGACACGAAAAATTTTGCTTTAATGCCCGCTGATATAGATTTTATTCTTGACAATAATTCAATGTATTATCTGACCCGAAATAAACCTGCTGATTACGAAAAATTTTGCGGTGATTTAATGCGCGCAGGACTTCACAAGGCGTTAATCAATCATGACGGCGGATACTTGAAAGTTTACGCGAGAAAATTTATCCCCTCACGAGTCAGAAAATTTATCAAGCGGACAATCTTGCACAGACAATAA